From the Desulfovibrio sp. JY genome, one window contains:
- the def gene encoding peptide deformylase: MLLEILKYPHPTLAEKSEPVPETTPEIRQLADDMAETMYANQGVGLAAPQVGRSLRLVVIDLSGPDKREERINLVNPVITKAEGEQEDEEGCLSVRDYRANVKRAATVTVCATDLDGKPFCLEADGLLAVCLQHEIDHLDGVLFIDHLSRLKRAMYDKRVKRWAKQHHQQQTDQNDS; encoded by the coding sequence ATGCTTTTGGAGATACTCAAATACCCGCATCCGACCCTGGCGGAAAAGTCGGAGCCGGTCCCGGAGACGACGCCCGAGATACGCCAGCTGGCGGACGACATGGCCGAGACCATGTACGCCAACCAGGGCGTCGGGCTGGCCGCGCCCCAGGTCGGGCGCTCCCTCCGGCTGGTGGTCATCGACCTGTCCGGACCGGACAAGCGCGAAGAGCGCATCAATCTGGTCAACCCGGTCATCACCAAGGCCGAGGGCGAGCAGGAGGACGAGGAAGGCTGCCTGTCGGTGCGCGACTATCGCGCCAACGTCAAACGGGCGGCCACGGTGACCGTTTGCGCCACCGATCTCGACGGAAAGCCTTTTTGCCTTGAGGCCGACGGCCTTTTGGCCGTATGTCTCCAGCACGAGATCGATCATCTCGACGGCGTGCTTTTTATCGACCACCTAAGCCGCCTCAAGCGCGCCATGTATGACAAACGGGTGAAACG
- the aspS gene encoding aspartate--tRNA ligase produces the protein MSETLVLDRLDDWRRSHDCGALRASDVGSEVCLMGWAQFRRDHGGLIFIDLRDREGLTQVVFCPEGSAEALERAHVLRTEFVLAVKGRVRPRPEGMANSGMPTGEIEVEVTAFKLLNTAATPPFPIEDRIDASELLRLKYRYLDLRRPKLAGNLILRHHAVQSIRRYLDGLGFLEVETPVLTKSTPEGARDFLVPSRVNNGSFYALPQSPQLFKQLLMMSGFDRYYQVVKCFRDEDLRADRQPEFTQVDIEMSFVDEEQIMGMAENMVRTMFKEAINVALPDVFPRMTFAEAIRDYGLDKPDVRFGLKLVDVTPVVRGSQFQVFAKAELVKGIRVAGGAALSRKEIDDLTEFVKIYGAKGLAWIKIKEGEWQSPFAKFLSDEERAGLTEAFGLEVGDIVFFQAGAAEMVNTALGYLRLQLGERFSLIPEGSFAPVWVTDFPLLEYDPEAKRFAAKHHPFTAPQPGHLEKLADAPAEALSRAYDLVLNGNEIGGGSIRIHDRATQKAMFAALGIEDQEAEDKFGFLLKALEFGAPPHGGIAFGLDRLIMILAGAKSIRDVIAFPKTQKALCLLTDAPAEVSAGQLRELGIKLRSRDKDKDKS, from the coding sequence ATGAGCGAGACGCTTGTCCTCGACAGGTTGGATGACTGGCGGCGCAGCCACGATTGCGGGGCGCTGCGGGCGTCCGACGTCGGCAGCGAAGTCTGCCTGATGGGCTGGGCCCAGTTCCGCCGCGACCACGGCGGCCTGATTTTCATCGACCTGCGCGACCGGGAAGGACTGACCCAGGTCGTTTTTTGCCCCGAGGGCAGCGCCGAGGCCCTGGAGCGCGCCCATGTGCTGCGCACCGAATTCGTGCTGGCCGTCAAGGGCCGGGTGCGCCCGCGCCCCGAGGGCATGGCCAATTCCGGCATGCCCACCGGCGAAATCGAGGTGGAGGTCACGGCGTTCAAGCTCTTAAATACCGCCGCCACCCCGCCCTTTCCCATCGAGGACCGCATCGACGCCTCGGAGCTGTTGCGCCTCAAGTACCGCTACCTGGACCTGCGCCGGCCCAAGCTGGCCGGCAACCTGATCCTGCGCCACCATGCCGTGCAAAGCATCCGCCGCTACCTGGACGGCCTGGGCTTCCTGGAGGTCGAGACGCCCGTCTTGACCAAGTCCACGCCCGAGGGCGCGCGCGACTTCCTGGTGCCGAGCCGGGTCAACAACGGCTCGTTTTACGCCCTGCCCCAGTCGCCCCAGCTGTTCAAGCAGCTGCTCATGATGTCCGGCTTCGACCGCTATTACCAGGTGGTCAAGTGCTTCCGCGACGAGGATTTGCGCGCCGACCGCCAGCCCGAGTTCACCCAGGTGGACATCGAGATGAGCTTTGTCGACGAGGAGCAGATCATGGGCATGGCCGAGAACATGGTGCGCACCATGTTCAAGGAGGCCATAAACGTCGCCCTGCCCGACGTGTTCCCGCGCATGACCTTTGCCGAGGCCATCCGCGACTACGGCCTGGACAAGCCCGACGTGCGCTTTGGCCTCAAGCTGGTGGACGTGACCCCCGTGGTGCGCGGCAGCCAGTTCCAGGTCTTTGCCAAGGCCGAACTGGTCAAGGGCATCCGCGTTGCCGGCGGCGCGGCGCTCTCCCGCAAGGAGATCGACGACCTGACCGAGTTCGTGAAAATTTACGGGGCCAAGGGCTTGGCCTGGATCAAGATCAAGGAAGGGGAATGGCAGTCGCCCTTTGCCAAGTTCCTCTCCGACGAGGAACGGGCCGGGTTGACCGAGGCCTTCGGCCTCGAAGTCGGGGACATCGTGTTCTTCCAGGCCGGCGCGGCGGAAATGGTCAATACGGCCCTCGGGTATCTGCGCCTGCAACTGGGCGAGCGCTTTTCGCTCATTCCGGAAGGCTCCTTCGCCCCGGTCTGGGTGACGGATTTCCCGCTTTTGGAATACGATCCCGAGGCCAAGCGCTTCGCCGCCAAGCACCATCCCTTTACCGCGCCCCAGCCCGGCCATCTGGAAAAGCTGGCCGACGCCCCGGCCGAGGCCCTTTCCCGGGCCTACGACCTGGTGCTCAACGGCAACGAGATCGGCGGCGGTTCCATCCGCATCCACGACCGGGCCACCCAGAAGGCCATGTTCGCGGCGCTCGGCATCGAGGACCAGGAGGCCGAGGACAAGTTCGGCTTTCTGCTCAAGGCCCTGGAGTTCGGCGCGCCGCCCCACGGCGGCATTGCCTTTGGCCTCGACCGCCTTATCATGATCCTTGCCGGCGCCAAATCCATCCGCGACGTCATCGCCTTCCCCAAGACCCAGAAGGCCCTGTGCCTGCTGACCGATGCGCCGGCCGAAGTGTCGGCGGGACAACTGCGCGAGCTTGGCATCAAGCTGCGGTCGCGGGACAAGGACAAGGATAAATCCTAA